The following nucleotide sequence is from Verrucomicrobiota bacterium.
AGGGTGACTTTTTCATCAGTGCCTGCGTGATCCCACACTTCTATAATATGATTCAGGGTGGCCGTTATATTCGCCAGGGATCGGCGTCTCATTTCAATCCCTACATCTTTGAAAGCATTGATACCATCGCGGACCACGCCCACTACACAGGCCGAATCCAGGAACACGCTTTTTGGCAGGAAAACAAAGCCCTTCGCCCAGCAGCTCCAGCTGATACATCCGCACTCGGAGGAGGCCACGCACATGCCGGACTCGCACTCTATTTGGCCGATACGTTTCCGGAAAATTATCGCGGCGAAGCCTTTTTCCACAACCTGCATGGCCATAGAATTATTCGGGAAGCACTCAATCCGAATGGCTCAGGCTATACGGCACAACACAAGCCCGGATTCATGTTCACCAACGACCACGACTTTATCGGCGTCGGAGTGATGCTTGGACCCGACGGGGCTCTTTATTTTTCCGACTGGCATGATGCCCAAACCTGTCATCACCGCGACGTGGAAATGTGGGACAAAACAAACGGTCGAATTTTCCGCGTGCGTTATGGAGACGTAAACAAAGTCAGCATCGATCTCACTCAAGAGTCCGATGCGGCATTGACGGACTACCTGGCAAATTCCAACGCCTTCTATGCACGCCAGGCTCAACGCATTTTGCAAGAACGCGCCCATTCTGGTAGCTTGGATAAAAGCACCATTAAGCTTAGCCTCGAAACTCTGGCTTCCGAGAATGAACCTCAAACCATTCGACTACGAGCAATCTGGACACAATGGGTTTGCGGCCTTCTGGATGAGGCTGACCTATTAACTCAACTCAAGGACAACGATCCCTATATTCGAGCATGGTCCCTTCAGTTTCTGGGCGAAAGCAAATCTCCACTAAGCAAAATGGCTCTATCGGTCGTTGAATCCCTGGCCAAGAATGAAAGCTCACTAGTGACCCTGCGCTACGTGGCCAGCCTCATGCAGCGCATTCCTTTGGAACAACGTTGGGGAATCGCAGAAGCTTTGCTCAAACAACCTGATGGATATTCACACGACATCAATCTACCCTATTTACTTTGGTATGGCATGGAGCCACTCGTCGGGGAAGATCCGGTCCGAGCCATGGCCATGGCCGAAGGTACCAAGTGGGAAAAATTGAAAAGTTTCATCTTCCGCCGTGCAGCGGTCAAAGAAGCCGGCCGAGCCCTTCTGGTTGCATCACTAAGCAAGGCTCCCAATGCCGTTACCTACAAATCACGCGCCGACCAATTGCTCCTGGCTCTGGAGGAACTGCCTCCGGTTGAAAAACCTGCTGGCTGGGATCAAGCCCGAAATCATGGCGAGAGCTTGGCGAAGAAAGCCAATCAATTGGATGAAGGAATTTTACAGCTCAGCACCCGCTTCGGAGATAGCGATACCTTTCCAAAATGGAGGGAGATTGTTCAAAATAAAAAGGCCCGCTTTGAAAATCGAGTCGAGGCCATGGAAATCCTGTTGGCTGGAGGCGACGAACAACTGGGAGCTATTTCCAGGCTATTGGTAAAAGAAAGGCAAATGCGTGAGGCCGCCTTGGTTACCTTGGCTTACTTCCCCGGTCCGGAAACGGCACAAGTTTTAATCTCAACGATAAACAATCTGCCTCCATTCATGCGTAACCAGGTTGTCAATACCCTTACTTCGACACCCGATATGACAGTGGCTCTTTTGAAAGCGGTGGACACGGGGGAGCTAGACACCTCGCTCATTTCCCCGGTACTTCTCGATCAAATCGGACGGTACGATAACGAGGACATTCAATCATTAATCGCAGCTAACTGGACACGGACCAGCGTCAAGGATGTCGAAGACCTGGAAGCCGCGATAAAAGAATGGAAGGACGTAAAATTGACAGCAGGCATACGCTCCGATGGAGATGCCTCACGAGGCCGCGCCGTCTTCCGCAACACCTGCGGCACTTGTCACAGCATGTTCGGAGATGGTGTGGATATCGGACCCAACCTCACTGGATCCAACAGAGCCGACCTCGACTACGTTTTGGAAAATGTGTTGGCACCCAACGCCATCGTTTCCAAGGATTACCTGGTCAACATTTTCAACCTCAAAGACGGTCGCGTCATCAGCGGAATGATCCAAAAGGAATCGCCCGAGGCCATCGCAGTCGCGATGCCCGGAGGAACAACCATGGAATTTTCTCCAAGCCAGGTAATGGACCGCACACAGCTAAACCAATCGCTCATGCCCGCCGGTCTTTTTAACGCACTGACCATCGAACAGGTCAGCGACCTCATTGCCTATCTCGCCAGCCCGGAACAAGTGCGCTTGCCATCTGGCGAGCTCTAAGCTGAGGAATAACCGGTTCCGCCGGAGTCTGCTCTGATTGTAGGACCATTGAAACAGGAGGCGGCCGGGGCGCAACCTTGGGACCAGGCGTATTTCTGAATTATGATCCCGATTAAAAGCTGCGGTTTCTTCGGAGCTCGCTTTGAATCACTGCGGTTTCGTATCGATGACGACGGCATCGCACCTGGAGGTGTAGGTGAAGATAAAAACTTTTGCTTCATCGCAGATGCACGCTACTCACCCAGTCGAGCGATGCAATTTTCAGCTTTTGCCGGCACCAAATTCTCCGGCACTCTAACCCTGGACGACAAATCCGGGAATCGACAAACGGATACCTTTGATTGCTTTGCGCGTACACGCTATTGCGAAGAATTCTAGAACCCAATTTCCTTATCCGAATTGATGGAGAAGATTATACCCCAACTTGGGTGTCAAACAGACAAAGAAAAGGACATTTAACAGGCGAACCTTCTAAGGCTACAGACCAGGCGAAAAACAGGGAAAAACCCGCTTGGAAAGTATTCGAGAATCGGATAGATTCAAATAATGTCTTTCTTTCGCGCATGCTTGCTGGCAGCCCTGTTGTCGCTGACCGGTCCACTTACCGGGGCTGTTGTGTCGATCGCAGTCGAAAGTGGTGTGACACAGGACGAAGGTGCTAATACATTTTACTTTGCCAATGATGACTTCATTCACCTGACGCCCAACGGCAGAATTCTATTCAATGGGCGGACAGATCCATTGGGAGACGATGATATGCTTGTATTGACGCTTCCTGGACAAAGTCCGGAGATCCTTTATCAGGGAGTTGATGGTAACAACTATGATCAATTGGTCTACAACGGCAAACATACGGTGGCCTTGGAGGATGAACTGGAGAACCTGCAGGCCGTCAATGTTTCCAGCGGAGAAGTGATTCAACAGGGCAGCCTGGTATACGGCATCCTGGATGTCTCCGATGATGGGCGTGCCCTTTACGTCGCCTGGGATGAGAATGCGAACATTCAACACGTAAGGTTGGGTAACGACCTTATTTACACGGAGTCTGAAACCTTTGAATCCTACGCAACCTTTGGCTTTGAGTGGGATGATGTAATGGTCGACGGTGATGGGAATGTTTTTATTGGCATAGAAGGTGCATCGGAGGAATCCGGGCAACGTGTTCTGCTGACAAAAAATGGCGATCTGCTTCAGACGTATGTCCGCTCCGATTTTGCTAGCATAAGGCCGGGAAGCGGCTCCGATTTTATTCTTCACTTAAATGATCCCGGACGCGCTTTGCTGAACGGCGAACACACTTTCTTAAAGAGCGATGACAGCGTTCCTGACATTCGTCTTGGATATACCGTACTGACCGGAGATGGGGATATCTATTTTAATGGCGGTGGTGAAATCCTTTTTTATGATGCCTCAGCGCCCATTACTGACAATAAGGCTGTGGTTGAAACCGTTGTTACTTCAGGGACTGAGGGATTTCCCTCGGTCGACTTTCCGGTAGGCGAGAGCAGTCGAGGCGACCTGGTCTTTAAAGCCCACGGACCGGAAGCCGGTAACGGACTCTTTTTATTCGACGCAGAAAAGAAGGAAGTGAGATCCCTAATTCGACCCGGTGACCAGGTAGAGGGACGTACGGTTTCATCCATAAACGTATCCTATGAACGCGAACATCTCATGGGAGTGGGAATGGCGAACAATCAGGTGGCGGTTGCCGGTCGCCTGGAAGATTCAAATTCCGATATTGTGTTCCACATAGATCTTTATCCGTTAAATCCCGTGGTTACGCTTGAGATAGAAAGTGGAGTAACTCTGGATAAAGATGGCAACACGATCTATATCGGTGAAGAGGATTACATCTACATGACGCCTGAAGGATCTATCCTGTTTCACGGTGCGATCTCGCAGTTTGACGATCCTTCCCTTATCTTTTCCAGTAAACCGGAAGAAACGCCAAGCGTCCTTCATATCGGACCGCTGTGGAACGATTCCATCTATGATATCACCGACCTGATCTACACGGGCGATCGATACCTGGGTTACATCGATCCGAGTGATAACATCCAGGTTCTGGATGTCACAACGGGAGAAGCGGAGCAACGGGGGGCGCAGGTACGGGAATTTTTGAGCTTAAGCGACGACGGACAACCACTCTATGTCGCCTGGGATGAAGCGGACAGTTACGACCGTGTGTGGTTGGGCAATACGCTGCAATTTATTGAACAATCCAATTTTGGTGACTTCACCACCGGCAGCTTTGGCCCCTACCAAGACCAATTCGCCGTCAGCGCGACAGGAGACGTCTACATCGCTCTTTCTGCCCATAGTGAAGCAACCGGTAATGTGGATCTCGTCCTGAAGAATGGTGTCCAACTATTTGAACTGGAATATAGCGAATTCG
It contains:
- a CDS encoding c-type cytochrome encodes the protein MKTFSIFFHYVFISVLSLSLHGQSQSGWKSTTLHNDFYAEGAGFGDIDGDGKGDLVSGPFWYKGPAFEEKHEYYEPKLFDIRSYSDNFFAYIHDINSDGLNDILIYGFPAKEARLYINPGRAASANRWPMKILADDISTESPHWIDLIPGGLPEMVCGQGSAFGYYEAGDDPTEPWIWTAVSDEGETRKFDHGLGVGDLDGDGRLDVISKSFWWKQPSGESKKANSRRSINRRRPAQFVKTDDTDWTKHTWNEEIYPGGAQIILYDVDADGDNDIITSLHAHGFGLAWHEQTSPGDFAEHRIMNSSSTDNPYGVSFSQLHALELSDIDGDGIKDIVTGKRWYAHHGKDPGGLQDPVLYWFRLVRGLDSVDFIPHLVHDDSGVGVEVLVDDLNSDGRPDIVSANKHGLAVHIQDPGTSMVAVERWKVHGGRSQDNYQLDLKPEESLKLIDVPEGFDVDLITAEPDLVQPIAMCFDAKGRIWVIEGTTYPRRALEGEGTDRILIFEDKDADGSFESRKVFVDGINLASGLEIGFGGVFVGAAPNLLFFPDADGDDVPDREPTILLDGWGFHDTHETLNSFTWGPDGWLYGTHGVFTYSKVGKPGTPDDERQDFNAGVWRYHPTKDEFEVFAFGTSNPWGVDFNDKGDFFISACVIPHFYNMIQGGRYIRQGSASHFNPYIFESIDTIADHAHYTGRIQEHAFWQENKALRPAAPADTSALGGGHAHAGLALYLADTFPENYRGEAFFHNLHGHRIIREALNPNGSGYTAQHKPGFMFTNDHDFIGVGVMLGPDGALYFSDWHDAQTCHHRDVEMWDKTNGRIFRVRYGDVNKVSIDLTQESDAALTDYLANSNAFYARQAQRILQERAHSGSLDKSTIKLSLETLASENEPQTIRLRAIWTQWVCGLLDEADLLTQLKDNDPYIRAWSLQFLGESKSPLSKMALSVVESLAKNESSLVTLRYVASLMQRIPLEQRWGIAEALLKQPDGYSHDINLPYLLWYGMEPLVGEDPVRAMAMAEGTKWEKLKSFIFRRAAVKEAGRALLVASLSKAPNAVTYKSRADQLLLALEELPPVEKPAGWDQARNHGESLAKKANQLDEGILQLSTRFGDSDTFPKWREIVQNKKARFENRVEAMEILLAGGDEQLGAISRLLVKERQMREAALVTLAYFPGPETAQVLISTINNLPPFMRNQVVNTLTSTPDMTVALLKAVDTGELDTSLISPVLLDQIGRYDNEDIQSLIAANWTRTSVKDVEDLEAAIKEWKDVKLTAGIRSDGDASRGRAVFRNTCGTCHSMFGDGVDIGPNLTGSNRADLDYVLENVLAPNAIVSKDYLVNIFNLKDGRVISGMIQKESPEAIAVAMPGGTTMEFSPSQVMDRTQLNQSLMPAGLFNALTIEQVSDLIAYLASPEQVRLPSGEL